The DNA sequence GTTGAACAAAAAGGGCGACTTCCTTCCGCAGCGCGATCCCCTGACCGATGCCTACCGTCCCGGTGGCCGCGCGATCAACTATCGCAGCGAGCCGTTCGGCATCAACAACATGCATGTGCAGCACGAGTACTTCGGCTTCGAAGACGAGTCGATGGGCTACAGCTCCTATACGTTCGGCGATCCGTCGCCGACGATTCCCCGGTCCTACATCGGTGACCCGGCCAAGTTCCGCCTGGTCCACGGTGGATCGGAAGTCTTCCACTCGCACCATCCCCATGGTGGCACCATCCGGTGGCCGCGCAGCCCGCGGGCGATCGACGACATGAACCTCTGGGCGACAGCCGTGAACGGTCCGGTCAAGTATCCCGTGATTCGCGCCAAGACGGACCGGGTTGACGTCGAAGTGATCGGGCCTTCAGAAGCCCTCGATCTGGAGACGGAGTGCGGTTCCGGTCTCTGTCAGCAATTGGCCGGCGATTTCCTCTTCCATTGCCACGTCGCGCACCATTATGTGGCGGGCATGTGGGGCTACTGGCGCGTGTACAACACGATCCAGCAGGGCGACCTCCGGAACGACGTGATGCCGGACCTTCAGGAATTGCCGGACCGCAAGGGCCGGATCAAGACCCCGGTGTCGTCGGACAAGCTGGTTGGCCAGACGGTCGATTGGTTCGGAAAGCAGTTCACGATCACTGACAAGGGCAAGAGCAACTGGACCACCAACCCTGCGACCATCACGGTCAAGGATTGGGTCGCGATGCAGATGCCCACCATGGGCAAGCCTGGCCACAAGGATGACGAGAAGGGCCAGACCATTTCGTATGACGCGACCGTGTTGGATTGGGCCTGGGACGGCAATCGTGCGTTGAGCGAGCGCGAGAGCACGATCGACAATCCCAAGTACAAGTCCACGCATCCGGGCAAGCGCCATCCGATCATGTTCGAGGCGATGACGGGCAAAGTGGCCTGGCCGCACCTGACGCCGCATTTCGGCCGCCGGGTGATGTTCTCCCCGAACCACGTCGGCGCGCCTTGGTTGGAGATGATCCGCCGGGACGCGAACGGCGAGGAGAGCACCGATCAGGCGAAGCCCGGTGAGAACGGCGTCTGGAGCCTCTGTCCCGAGAATGCGGGACGGAAGAGCTACAACGTCCACTTCATCAAGCTGCCGATCAAGATCGCCAAGGCTCAGGGCAAGGAGCCGGCGGTGGTCGATCCGAACGGATTGATCTACGTGCTCCATGAAGAAGAAGCGGCGATCCGGGCCAATGACGATTTGAAGTATCCGTTGGTCGTCCGCGGCAACATCTACGATTGCCTGGATTGGACCCTGACGAGCGAGTGGGACGACGACGACTACACGAACTTCCAGTCGTCGAAGATCAATACCCACTGGCATTTCCTCCAGTTCGACAACCAAGCGTCTGACGGCGTGATCACCGGTTTCTCCTATGAGCAGTCGGTGCGTCCGTTCACGATGTTGGAGAAGAAGAACACGAAGGGGCTGCCGGTCCCGATGAACACGGTCATGACCGCATCGGTGAAAAAGGGCGCCACCTCGATTTCGGTGAAGAATGCCCGTCAGTACCACGTCGGGACGCTGATCCTCGTCGGCGCCGACAATGTGAAGGGCAACGAAGTCTCACGGATCAAGGCGATCAGCGGTAACACGATCACCTTATCCGGTGGTTTGAAACACGATCACCCGGCGAACGATATCGTCACGGTGGAGTTCGTGCGTCAGCGGTTCTGGGTCGATGCGGACGTGGGCACCGTGTTCTGGCACGACCATGCGTTCGGTGCGACCACCTGGCCGCACGGCGGGTTCGGCACCTTCATCGCCGAGCCGGTTGGCTCGACCTACCATGATCCGAAGACCGGGAAGATGATCCGGAGCGGTCCGATCGCGGACATCCGTACCGTCGAGCCGGTGGGCCATGGCGTGAACAACAGCTTCCGTGAATTGATGGTGCAGTTGCACGACACCGTGCCGCACACCGTCAACATCGTGACCGCGGGCAATCCTCCTGGGCAGCCGATTGAAGTGGCGCTCGAAGCGGGGAAGACCGTGTCCTTCATGATGCCGGATAAGCTCTATATGACGCCGATGCCCTTCCTGAACGGTGGGACCCATACCACGGGAAGCGGTTTGAATTTCCGGGCGGCACCGATCGCGCAGCGGTTGGCGACCAACCCGGATGTGTCGCAGGCCTTCAACAGCCAGATCCATGGTGATCCCTACACGCCGCTCTTGAGGGCGTATGTCGGCGACACGATGGTGTTCCGGCTGTTGCATACCTTGATGAACGAGACGATGACCTGGACCCTGTCCGGCCATACGTTCTTGAGCGAGCGTTATGCAGGCGATGCGAACCGGAAGAGTTCGATGCACGTCGGCATTGCCGAGCGCTATGACCTCGTGGTGCCGCAAGCCGGCGGACCCCGGTTGCAAGCGGGTGACTACATCCACTTCAACGGCCGTTCCTCGAAGTTCTCCGAGGGTGGCTGGGGCATCATCCGCGTGTACGACAAGGATCAGGCCGACTTGAAGAAGTTGCCGGCCGGGTTCTCCATCAAGGGCGAAATCCCCAAGGCCTTGCCGGTCTGTCCGGCTGACGCCCCGGTGAAGAGTTTCAACGTGGTGGCCATGGATTATCCGTCGATGAAGTTCAACGCGAAGGCGCCGGACTCCATCGAAGTGGACTTCGAGCGGAAGATTCAGATCAGCAACCCCGAGGCCAAGATCTACGCCTTGGAAGACGATGCCGCGAAGGTGGCGAGCGGTGCGCAACCGATGCCGCTCACGCTCCGCGTGAACGTCGGCGATTGCGTCAAAGTGCATCTGAAGAACAAGATGAAGGAGAGCAAGGCGTCCTTCTCGGCCATCGGATTGGCTTTCGATCCGAAGGATTCGATGGGCATGAACGTCGGCAACAACCCGGGCGATCAGACGATCGTCCCTGGCGCCGAGCGGACCTACACCTATTACGCGGATCCGTTCAACGGGGAAACGACGTCGTTGGTGTGGGACTGGGGCAACGTGATGGTCAACCCGCGCAACGGGTTGTTCGGAGCGGTGGTCGTCGGTCCGAAGGGATCCAAGTACCGGGATGCCAGGACTGGCGCCGATATCAGCAACAAGAACGCCTGGGCCGCCGATGTGATCATCGATCGCTCGGTGCCGGGGAACGAGATGCGTCCGAACTATCGCGACGTGGCCTTGTTCTTCCAGGACGAAGACAACATCATCGGCACGAGTTTCATGCCGTATGTGCAGAATGTCGCGGGCTTGACCGGCGTCAACTACCGGTCGGAACCGTATAAGTATCGTGAGGAGCAGGGTTGCTCGCTGGGCAAGATGTTCCAGCCTTGCAAAGCGGACAAGCCTGAAGACCCGTCCACTCCGCTCATCGAAGCGCATGCCGGCGATCCGGTGCGCATCCATGTGATCGGAGCGAGCAATGAGCAGAACGGCATGTTCAGCGTCGAGAAACATGAGTGGCCGATCGAGCCCTTCATGCGCGGCGCGGACATGATCAGCGTAGTCGAGTTCTCCGGTTCGGAGACCCTCGATGCCTTCCTGCCTTCGGCCGGCGGTCCTTACCGTTTGCCGGGCGACTATGTGTACAGCAACCAGCGGTTGCCGTACTCCCAGTCCGGGCAGTGGGGCTATGTGCGGGTGCTGCCATCCGGCGATACTCGCCTGCTGCCGTTGCATGGAGCGGGCGCCGGGATGAAGAGCGCATCGGTTCAGCAACCGATGCAGATCATCCCAGTCTCAGCGAAGTAAGATCGACCGTCCTGCCGATCGCAGGAGGTGACGAATCAGGGGAAGGGGGAGGCTACGGCCTCCCCCTTTTTCTTTTGTGGCGCCCTTTGGTACGATGCCGGCATTCTTCACGCTGGAGGAGGGTCTCGTGAGCCAGTCTATGATTCGAGCAGCTTGTCATGGCGCGGCGATTCTTTTTTGCCTCCTGTCCCTGGAGACCGTCGCCTGGTCCTACGATGTGATCGACGTGCCGCATGGAGGGACGATTGAAGGCACGATCCGTCTTGATGGCGCAGTCCCGGAGCCGAAGGGGTTCAACCTCATTACCTTTCCCGACCCGGCCTATTGTGGGCGAATCTCGAACGGTCGAGGCTGGCGGCTGCTCCATGATTTTGTGGTTGGACCCCAACATGAACTGAA is a window from the Nitrospirota bacterium genome containing:
- a CDS encoding multicopper oxidase domain-containing protein; the encoded protein is MFFHTLRVCVSTRMLSAMAAVALLGAPLASAENPSHIGPPASQHVAMNHQLPGWAEKLKGQTIVEDSMGGKAERSAMVEQQHQRIMDHMAQDPQVQGINTGMYNTSAMMHQYGAGGQDMLLVSDPRVEPVALTGGGKCPATAPVKQYNVSAINVEITLNQWLDFYPGYMYVLDENLDKVRTEEATNKAARDKEGFDPGAIIPGVQAQWIQPLTIRANQGDCVKIKLSNKLEEGSGSVSLHIHGSSMVVSATGAAATTTNTDSIVEEKKSGEFEWYIHPNTQEGVRQFHTYSQDRELTVMGMFGSFIVEPRGSSYWEALGSGAVTPASSGWQVMIKNGTGPDFREFVLYYHEVGDEAFRPLNKKGDFLPQRDPLTDAYRPGGRAINYRSEPFGINNMHVQHEYFGFEDESMGYSSYTFGDPSPTIPRSYIGDPAKFRLVHGGSEVFHSHHPHGGTIRWPRSPRAIDDMNLWATAVNGPVKYPVIRAKTDRVDVEVIGPSEALDLETECGSGLCQQLAGDFLFHCHVAHHYVAGMWGYWRVYNTIQQGDLRNDVMPDLQELPDRKGRIKTPVSSDKLVGQTVDWFGKQFTITDKGKSNWTTNPATITVKDWVAMQMPTMGKPGHKDDEKGQTISYDATVLDWAWDGNRALSERESTIDNPKYKSTHPGKRHPIMFEAMTGKVAWPHLTPHFGRRVMFSPNHVGAPWLEMIRRDANGEESTDQAKPGENGVWSLCPENAGRKSYNVHFIKLPIKIAKAQGKEPAVVDPNGLIYVLHEEEAAIRANDDLKYPLVVRGNIYDCLDWTLTSEWDDDDYTNFQSSKINTHWHFLQFDNQASDGVITGFSYEQSVRPFTMLEKKNTKGLPVPMNTVMTASVKKGATSISVKNARQYHVGTLILVGADNVKGNEVSRIKAISGNTITLSGGLKHDHPANDIVTVEFVRQRFWVDADVGTVFWHDHAFGATTWPHGGFGTFIAEPVGSTYHDPKTGKMIRSGPIADIRTVEPVGHGVNNSFRELMVQLHDTVPHTVNIVTAGNPPGQPIEVALEAGKTVSFMMPDKLYMTPMPFLNGGTHTTGSGLNFRAAPIAQRLATNPDVSQAFNSQIHGDPYTPLLRAYVGDTMVFRLLHTLMNETMTWTLSGHTFLSERYAGDANRKSSMHVGIAERYDLVVPQAGGPRLQAGDYIHFNGRSSKFSEGGWGIIRVYDKDQADLKKLPAGFSIKGEIPKALPVCPADAPVKSFNVVAMDYPSMKFNAKAPDSIEVDFERKIQISNPEAKIYALEDDAAKVASGAQPMPLTLRVNVGDCVKVHLKNKMKESKASFSAIGLAFDPKDSMGMNVGNNPGDQTIVPGAERTYTYYADPFNGETTSLVWDWGNVMVNPRNGLFGAVVVGPKGSKYRDARTGADISNKNAWAADVIIDRSVPGNEMRPNYRDVALFFQDEDNIIGTSFMPYVQNVAGLTGVNYRSEPYKYREEQGCSLGKMFQPCKADKPEDPSTPLIEAHAGDPVRIHVIGASNEQNGMFSVEKHEWPIEPFMRGADMISVVEFSGSETLDAFLPSAGGPYRLPGDYVYSNQRLPYSQSGQWGYVRVLPSGDTRLLPLHGAGAGMKSASVQQPMQIIPVSAK